The sequence TGCAGACCACCAGCCAGTTCTCGGCGCCCAGGCGGTAGATGAGCATGTCGTCGAGCACGCCGCCGTCGGCCTTGCACATGGCGTTGTAGACGACCTTGCCCACCGGGCCACCGGCCACGCGGTTGGTGACCAGCGAGTCCAGCCAGGCTTCGGCCCCGGGGCCGTCAACGAAGATCTCGCCCATGTGGGTGATGTCGAAGAGGCCGACGCGTTCGCGCACGGCTGCGTGCTCGGCAAGCACGCCTTCGTATTGGACCGGCATCTCATAGCCGGCGTACGGCACCATCTTGGCGCCCTTGGCGCGGTGCCAGGCAGTCAACGGGGTGGTCTTGAGGCCCGCCAGATCGTCCACGGTAACTTCTCCAGGGCTGGAGCGCGGATTCGGGTCGGCGCCGGAACGGCGCGGCCGGCCGGACCAATCTAAGCTGCGGCGGGGGCGCGAACAAGCGAATCCGCAGGAGGCGCTTCCGGCCCGGGGAACCCGGCGTTTCTACCCCGGCAAACCCCGCGCTTCTACCCCAGCAAACCCCGCAACATGGCCCCGGTATACGACCCGGCGCAGGCCGCCACGTCGGCCACGCTGCCCTGGGCCACCAGCCGTCCCCCGCCCGCGCCGCCCTCGGGCCCCAGGTCGATCACATGGTCGGCCCGGCGGATGACCTCGCCGTTGTGCTCGATGACGACCACCGTGTTGCCGTGCTCCAGCAGCTTGGCAAGGACGGCCAGCAGCCGGTCGACGTCACAGAAGTGCAGGCCCGTGGTGGGCTCGTCGAGGATGTAGACGGTGTGCCGCTGCCCCCCGCGGGCCAGTTCGCGCACCAGCTTCAGGCGCTGCGCCTCGCCGCCCGAGAGCGTGCCGCCGGACTGCCCCAGTCGCAGGTAGTCGAGGCCCACGCCGTGCATCACGTCGAGCACGCGACGGCAGGCCGGGATGTTGGAGAGCTCCTCGCGCGCACGCGAGACCGGCATGTCGAGAAAGTCGGCGATGTTGTGGCCCTTGAAGTGGACCTCGAGCGTCTCGCGGTCGAAGCGCCGGCCGCCGCACTCCTCGCAGGGGATCTCGACGTCGGGCAGGAAGTCCATGGTCAGGCGACGCACGCCGGCGCCTTCGCAGACCCGGCAGCGGCCGCCGTCGGTATTGAAGCTGAAGCGACCGGCGCCGTAGCCCCGCATGCGCGACAGCGTGGTCTGCGCGAACACCGGGCGCAGGTGGTTGTAGAGCCCGGTGTAGGTGGCGGGCGTGGAACGCGGCGAGCGCCCGATGGGCGACTGGTCGACCAGCACCACGCTGTGCACCTCGTCGTCGCCCTCGATGGCGTCGAACGGCGCCGGATCGCGCCGCGCCCCGTTCTTACGCGCGGCGAGCGAACGGTACAGCGTCTCGTGCACCGCCGTACTCTTGCCCGAGCCCGAGACGCCGGTCACCACGGTGAGACGGCCGAGCGGGAACTCCAGATCGATGCCCTGCAGGTTGCGCCCGCGCAGCCCGCGCAGCTTCAGCAGGTGGTCGGAAGGCGAGCGGCCGGTCAGCGGCTCGGCCGGCCCCTTTCCCACGCGGCCGGCCAGGTAGTCGCCGGTGGGCGAACCCGGGGTGTTCGAGACCTCGGCCACGGTACCCTGCGCCATGAGACGGCCGCCGTGCTCGCCGGCGCCCGGCCCCAGGTCGAGCAGGTGGTCGGCCGCCAGCATCACGTCGCGATCGTGCTCCACCACCACCACCGAGTTGCCGCGGTCGCGCAGCGCGCGCAGGGTCTCGATCAGGCGGCCGATGTCGCGGTGATGCAGGCCCACGCTCGGCTCGTCGAGGATGTAGAGCACACCGCGCAGCTGCGACCCCACCTGGGTGGCCAGCCGCACGCGCTGCCCCTCGCCGCCCGAGAGCGTCGAGGTGCCGCGCGCCAGCGACAGGTAGCTGACGCCCACCTTCAGCAGGAAGTGCAGGCGGTGCCGGATCTGCTCGAGCACCGGGCCCGACACCAGCTTGTCGCGTTCGCCGGTGAACTCGAGGCCCGCCACCCACTCGCTGAAGGCGTCGAGCGTGAGGGCCGCCGCCTGCCCGATGTGCAGGCCGCCCACATGCACGTTGAGGGCTTCGGACCGCAGGCGATGGCCGCCGCACGCCGTGCACGGCTGCTCGGTCATCATCTTCTCGAGCGACTGCCGGATCTTCTCGGACTTGGTCTCGCGATGGCGGCGCACCAGCTCGGGCACCAGGCCTTCCCAGTCGCGCAGGAAGGCGTTGTAGTTCTTGTGCGGGCGCAGTTCCTTGACCAGCGGCGGCGTCAACCCGAAGAGCAGCGCATTGCGCACCTTCAGCGGCAGGTCGCGCCAGGGCGCGTCGAGGTCGGCGTCGAGCGCCACGGCCAGCGCCTCGCACTGCACGTAAAGCCAGTTCGCGGGCTTGCCCTTGAGGAAGGCCACGGCGCCGTCGCGCAGCGAGATCGACTCGTCCGGCACCACCGCCTCGGGCCGGATGGTGCGCAGCGAGCCCAGCCCGTTGCAGTCGGGGCACGAGCCGGCCGGCGAGTTGAACGAGAACAGGCGCGGCTCGGGCGACGGGAAACCGCGACCGCAGCCGGGACACGACGACTGCTTGCTGTACCAGGTCTCGCGTTCGCCGGCGCGCACGATGACCGTGCCTTCGCCGAGCGCGGCCGCCGCATCGAGCGCGGTGCGCAGGCGGTCGGCCACGCCGGGCCGCCAGACCAGGCCGTCCACCACCACGGCGATGTCGTGCGCCTTGCCCTTGGCCAGCTTCGGGTCGTCGTCCAGTTCGCACATCTCGCCGTCGATCAGCGCGCGCACGTAGCCCTGCCGCGACAGGTCGGCCAGCAGCTGCTTGTGCTCACCCTTGCGGCCGCGCACCACCGGGGCCAGCAGGTAGATGCGCGTGCCCTCGGGCAGGGCGGCGATCTCGTCGCCGATGTCCGACAGCGGCCGCCCGCTGGCCGGCACCTCGCAGTCGGGACAGTTCACGACGCCGCAGCGCGCGTAGAGCAGGCGCAGGAAATTGTAGATCTCGGTGACCGTGCCCACGGTCGAGCGCGGGCTGCGCCCGAGCCCCTTCTGGTCGATGGCCAGGGCCGGCGACAGCCCGTCGATGCGGTCGACGTCGGGCTTGGCCAGCTGGTCGAGGAACTGGTGCGCGTACGAGGAGAGGCTCTCGATGTAGCGCCGCTGGCCCTCGGCGTACAGGGTGTCTAACGCCAGCGAAGACTTGCCCGAGCCGCTCGGACCGGTGATGACCACCAGCTGACGCCGC comes from bacterium and encodes:
- the uvrA gene encoding excinuclease ABC subunit UvrA; the protein is MISLRGVRVHNLRNLDLEIPRRQLVVITGPSGSGKSSLALDTLYAEGQRRYIESLSSYAHQFLDQLAKPDVDRIDGLSPALAIDQKGLGRSPRSTVGTVTEIYNFLRLLYARCGVVNCPDCEVPASGRPLSDIGDEIAALPEGTRIYLLAPVVRGRKGEHKQLLADLSRQGYVRALIDGEMCELDDDPKLAKGKAHDIAVVVDGLVWRPGVADRLRTALDAAAALGEGTVIVRAGERETWYSKQSSCPGCGRGFPSPEPRLFSFNSPAGSCPDCNGLGSLRTIRPEAVVPDESISLRDGAVAFLKGKPANWLYVQCEALAVALDADLDAPWRDLPLKVRNALLFGLTPPLVKELRPHKNYNAFLRDWEGLVPELVRRHRETKSEKIRQSLEKMMTEQPCTACGGHRLRSEALNVHVGGLHIGQAAALTLDAFSEWVAGLEFTGERDKLVSGPVLEQIRHRLHFLLKVGVSYLSLARGTSTLSGGEGQRVRLATQVGSQLRGVLYILDEPSVGLHHRDIGRLIETLRALRDRGNSVVVVEHDRDVMLAADHLLDLGPGAGEHGGRLMAQGTVAEVSNTPGSPTGDYLAGRVGKGPAEPLTGRSPSDHLLKLRGLRGRNLQGIDLEFPLGRLTVVTGVSGSGKSTAVHETLYRSLAARKNGARRDPAPFDAIEGDDEVHSVVLVDQSPIGRSPRSTPATYTGLYNHLRPVFAQTTLSRMRGYGAGRFSFNTDGGRCRVCEGAGVRRLTMDFLPDVEIPCEECGGRRFDRETLEVHFKGHNIADFLDMPVSRAREELSNIPACRRVLDVMHGVGLDYLRLGQSGGTLSGGEAQRLKLVRELARGGQRHTVYILDEPTTGLHFCDVDRLLAVLAKLLEHGNTVVVIEHNGEVIRRADHVIDLGPEGGAGGGRLVAQGSVADVAACAGSYTGAMLRGLLG